The region CACTTCCTGTTAGAGCTGTGGGTCAGTGAGCTGCTTAGACCCCGCCCcccaacacacctgacacacacacctgacacacacacacacacacacacacacacacacacacacacacacacacacacctgacacacacacacacacacacacacacctgacacacacacacacacacacacacacacacacacacacacacacacacacacacacacacccactttaaacaaatgtgtgtaaatacggcctgaataaataaatgtataaacttCATTTAATTTACTACTTTATAATAGTTTGTAGATGAAACTTCACTGATAATCAAATAACAACTGGACATAAAAACACATcgttcatttgcatttttacttttttatttttgttaatttattgtttgTCAATTCCtaataactttattattttgaggggggggggcagacaCAGTATGACGTCAccttctgcttcttctgtttTGCTAAAACGTGTCAATAAAGATTCAATGATTCAATAATATATCtgtttatatttcacatttgtaCTCTTTCCTGCAACACAACAGCTTCCCCtgtgataaataataaaactctTATCttataaatcaataaatcagaATGACCAGAAACACGACATTTAGGAGAAAACCTTAATTATCCGTTTAATTGTACAGATTTTGACCGTTACCAGAATACAGGACCAATGAAACTTCGCGCTCCACCTGCGCGGATGTTCTGACTGTGTGATCGatgctgttattttgtttatcgGTGATGTGATCGGCTGTGACCGCGCGGTGAAAcggtaaataaataaacaccgCGTGAACGCGGAGGCGACGCGCCCACGTGCTTCCAGTCGTTTAACGACACAGTTAAAGGGCCTGTCAGCTTCCAGCCAATCAGCGTGGAGCTCGGCGAGATGACGTCCCAGAGGACCAATGATATCACGCGTTGGGCGGGGCCCCGCGAAAAATGAACGGTCgacttgctaacgttagcttttagCTCTCAAGCCGTcgatgcaaaataaaaatacagtacaaaatgaCAGCCGCAAACTACTTACCTTCAGCAGAGCTCTCAACGAGCTGGTGACTCTTCCACAGCGGAGGTTAAAGGTGAAACGACAGCCGGCTAGTTGCTGCTAGCTAAACACGTAACGTTAGTTACTATTAACACTGGTAAATGATAGCTTCTAGTCTGTCCTCCTGTTAAAATAAAACGCCAGTTAGAAACGTAACGATCAAACTGTGGATGTGTTACTCACACAACTATTCGTTTCAAAGAAGAGCTACGTCTTCTAAATGTCGACTGACAAACTAACAACATGACAAAGCAGCCGGCTGCTTCGTGCTTAATTAACGCGGAGCCGGCTGGCAGAGGCCGCGGGGATTTATCGCCCCCGTGTGGCGGGAGGAACTTCCTGTGGGTGCGCTGCCAAAGATCCTCAATCCAGCTTGAGATAGTTCACATCCTTTAACGCATTCTGGTTGTCTTTTATATCGTATGGGACAGTTATTACTCAACATTGTTGCTTaatctatttaaaaataagatttaatTCATAACTGTTTATTTTGGTATTGTGTCCCAGGGCAGATTGAATATTTTCACTAAGTATGTGAGAGCAGTTTATGTTAATAATCAGTGTGGCAGAAATGACTCGTGTAAAATATATCAGCAGTGAGATAACTTGCGCGTCTAGATATTGGAATAAagttccatccatccatccattttctaccgcttggtccccgttagggggtcgcgggtgactggagcctatcccagtgacttcgggccttaggcagggcacaccctggacagtggccaactcgtcgcagggcgaacacagacacagacaaggacagacaaccattcactcacacattcattcaatacgggcaatttagagttatcaattaacctacacatgcatgtctttggacggtgggaggaagccggagaacccggagagaacccacggtaacacggggaggacatgcagactagAGAGACCCAGAGAGAtcgtgtgatgttggtccggtccgggaatcgaacccacgaacccacgatctccttattgggaggcaggagctgtagccgctctgccaccgtgcaccctgGAATAAAGTTGCCATATCTTTATTTCTAAATGAAAGCCTGTTATCAGTAAAAGGTGGGTGTTTTAGGCGAAGACGGAAGTACGTCGGGATGAAAATCTCGCTTCACGGAAAAGTTAACCTGACGTGAACCGGAAGTAGACTCATCCAGAACGAGGTCGCTTCAGACACGTGTTTTGTAGAGTTACAGAAACGAGGTTTGAgttctcctttttttaaattctattaaTTCATTTCTGAATATTGAGATTTTGTTCCGGCGTGTTTGAGAGAGTTTTATGTTCGTTAGTCGAGAGACATTTAGTTTCGTTTCACCAGAAACGTTTCAGAAGTGAGAAGTCGGCAAGTTAGCTTAACTAGCTAACATTAATGTAGGTGTAGAAAAACTTGAGCGCTAACCTAATCTAGTTTAACTTAACTAGTAGTGCCTGACGAAGATCGGGATCATTTTTTCTTGTCTGGAATTCATTTACATGCCAAACTCCGCTGAAAAAACTGTAGGTTTAAGGTTCTTTATTAGAAAGGCAACGCGCTACACAGTTAAGACTTTGTTAACCACAAATATCCGCTTTTCAATATGACAACAACAtgttcccctgactttttaaACTTCTCTTCTTATAAAAGAAGAGTTTCACTGCGGAGCCTGTAATGAAAGTTGACATGCTGAACTTATTAGACTCAAACGATTCAAACGctggtttcattttaaaaccttaaaacctcattttaaaatgtttgtgttcgCAGCTCTGAAGTTCTGTAAGCAGCTCTTAGTTTCAGGTGAACGCCtccgaccacacacacacacacctgaggtttagttcaacacacacacacacacacacgaggtttagttcaacacacacacacacacacacctgaggtttagttcaacacacacacacctacctgaGGTTtagttcaacacacacacacacacacctgaggttTAGTTCAGCACACGATGCATCCAGGAAGTTTTCGCAGCGCTTCACTTTTCCACAGTTTGTTGACTTTTGGCCTTTTTCCAAAACggattaattcattattttcctcagaaaacaaacaaaacgacAGAGAGGaagtttgaaatctttgcaggTTTATTAAAAACAAGAGAAGTCACATGCACAGAGGTGTTCACAGCCTCTGCTCGATACTTTGAAGCTCCTGTGGCCTCGAGGCTCGGACTACGATGATTCAGGCTCGGCACGAATACGACGGGGCTCAGCAGtgttcaggtctctccagagatcgGGTTcaggtctgggctctggctgggccgcTCAGGGACATTCAGAGTCCCGTAGCCCCGCCTCTGTTACCTGGGCTGAGGgttgttgtcctgttggaagatgaaccgtGGCCCcggtctgaggtccagagcaggttttcatcaggGATGTCTccgtacattgctgcattcgtCTTTCCCCTCGATCCGGACCGGTCTCCCAGCACCGCCATGCGTCACTGTAGGGACGGtgttggccaggtgatgagcgggggccaggtgatgagcgggggccaggtgatgagcgggggccaggtgatgagcggggGCCAGGTGTCCTCCGGACGTGACGCTTGCATTCAGGCTAAAGAGTTCAGTctgtgtttcatcagaccagaggatttAGTTTCTCCtggtctgggagtccttcaggAGCGGTTTCTGGAGCTCCTTCAGGTTCTCGGTCACCTTCCCCCccccccgatcgctcagtttgtCCGTTCCCGGCTccaggaagagtcctggtggttccagaCTTCCGATGGAGGTCTCTGTGCTCACTGGGACCCCAGATCTGGGCCTCGATGCAgtcctgtctcggaggtctacgGACCcgtccttggacttcatggctcgGCCTGCGCTCTGACGTGCGGCGTTAGCGGTGAGACCTTTTATAGACCGGCGTGTGCCGTTCCGGATCACGTCCAATCAGCTGATTCACCACAGGTGGACTccgtatgatcagtggaaacaggacgCACCTGAGCGTCAGGACAGACTGTCAACACCTCTGCACCTgggatttattttgtttctgatttttaataaacttgcaaagatttcaaacttCCTCTCTGTCTCGTTGTcgttttggggtttttgtttgtagaactgaggaaaataatgactttaatCCGTTTTGGAAAAAGGCCGAAACACAACAATCAGAACGGCCTCTGAAAGAGTCGGCAGGACGAGTGGAAGCATACTGACGCCTTCAGGGTTGCGTTGGGTTCGGgaagcaggaaacaggaagcaggaaacaggaagcaggaagcAGGAAACGGTCAGGTGTGTAACGTCCGTGTCTCCGTCACAGAGAAACATGACGTCCTTGGCCCACCAGCTGAAGAGGCTCGCGCTGCCTCAGAGCGACGCCAGCCTGCTGACCCGCAGGGAGGTCGCCTCGCTGCTCTTCGACCCCAGAGATGCGGCCTCCATGGACAGAAGCAGCTTCTACGCCCTCGGTGAGTCCTGCACGCGGTCCGCAGAGACCACCAGAGACCACCAGGTGCTTCACAACCTGTTGACACCCTAAGCATGTTGTGATACAACTgtctcccctctgtctccccctctgtctccccctctgtcctctgtcctcccccctctgtctcccctctgtcctctgtcctccccctctgtcctctgtcctccccctccgtcctctgtcctcccccctctgtctccccctctgtcctccccctcccgtcctctgtctccccctccgtcctctgtcctccccctctctgtctcccctctctcccctctgtccTCCCCCTCCGTCCTCCCCTCTGtccccgtcctcctcctcctccctctctcctctgtcctccccccTCTGTCCCCCGTctcccctctgtcctctgtcctcctccccctctgtctcctcctgtcttccCCCTTCTGTCTccccctgtcctctgtcctccccctgtcctctgtcctcctccccatgtcctcctccctcctctctccctctgtcctccccctccatctcccctgtcctctgtcctcccctctgtcctctgtcctcctccccccatgtcctcctcccctcctctcccctctgtcCTCCCCCTCCGTCtcccctgtcctctgtcctcccctctgtcctctgtcctcctcccccatgtcctcctccctcctctcccctctgtcCTCCCCCTCCGTCtcccctgtcctctgtcctcccctctgtcctctgtcctccccccCCCAtgtcctcccccctcctcccctctgtcctcccctctgtctcccctctgtcctcctcccccatgtcctcctcctcctcctcccctctgtccTCCCCCTGTCTCCccatgtcctcctcctcctctctcctcctgtcctccccctCTGTCCTCCCCCCTCCAGGCTGCACAGGGTTTGAGGAGCTGCTCGGAATCGAACCAGCCTTCCTGGAGTTCCAGGACACCCTGTTCAGCCCGGCCTCGCTGACCCTGGAGCGGAGCGTCCAGTCCAGAGAGGTGAACAAGAAGCTGGACGCCGGCGTCTCGCTCTTCCTCGCCCGCCTCAGCCCGTACTTCCTCCTCAAACCGGCTCACAAGTGCATCGAGTGGCTGGTTCACCGGTACGCTGCCGCTTCACTGTTACCGAGCGTAAACCAGCAGGTGTCGCTAAAATGTCGTCCACGTTCAAACCGTACGCTTCGGTTTCCCCGCGGAAACGTGAATCGCGTGCGTGTCCTCGGCTGCTTCCTGACTGTGTTCGATGTCTCACGTTGTGTTGCAGCTTCCACGTCCAGCTGTACAACGCCGACAGCCTGTTGGCCTGCGCGCTGCCGTATCACGACACCAACCTGTTCGTCAGAGTCCTGCAGCTCCTCAAGATCAGCGACGCCGGCAGCCGCTGGAACTGGCTGCGCCGCCTGCAGGTTCGACTCTTAACGCCGTACTGCCGCTGCGTGTGTTTGGCGTCTCCGTGTATCTGTATCTTacctctctgtgctgctgtttgttcagAAACCGGGCGTGCCGCTGTCCAGAGGAGCCCTGGTCACGCACTGCTACGCAGACCTGAGCTTCATGGACTTCATCTGCACCCTGGTCACCGAGGCCATCCAGGTAACGCCGCCGTGTCCTGAAAACACGCCGTGGTGTGTCCTGCCGGCTGTCATGTGATGTGTTTACATTGTGACTGTGCTAAAAGCGAAGCTAACTTTGCTACTGGCTCCTTTTCAGCTGCGTATAAGTGACATCAGATCCTCGCCTCGTTTGTgttatattcttcttcttcttcttcttcttttcaggCTTATTCGGGGCACTCGGGAAGTTGCTCCCAGCTCAGAGTGATCTTCTCCTTCTACGCCTCCACCATCGTCTCTGCTCTGGACGCTGCGGACAAAGTGTCCGACACCATCATTTCCAAACTGCTGCCATACGTTCAGAGGGTAACTGACTCCACGCCCGTTCACGGCTTTGTTTCGGATCCTCGTTTGCAGCCACAGAAACGCTGCGTTGCTGCTTGTGTCTCGTGTTTAGACGCCAGCCCAGCAGACCAACGggagtaaaatgtttttaaaatgagcggttttcacttttatttgtcTGAAAGGAGGCCGGAGGTCAAAGCGCAGCCATTTTAATTAATCCTCTGTAGTCAGAGCGGACGCGTGAAGACGACCTCAGTTATAATGATTAATAATTCTCTTCTTCTTGTCCTTTTTATTCCAAGATTAATTATTCTTTCGCGTCTTTTAATGGTTTCTAAactgttttcaaatgaaagttAAATACGCTTGAAACCAGAAGGCCACTGATGAACCTCCTGGACTAACGATTAAGCGTTTTGTGTAacgaaaacattttttcaattaTCCCGAATAAAGTAACTGCTCTGATCGCTCCTACGCGTTTAAATGACACAAGACGTTCCTTTTAGGGTTTTTAAAACCGTCGTACTTTAGCGTCAGGTGTCGTATCTCAACGTTTCTAACGTGGCTCCGCTCTGATGATGTCGTCCCCGCAGGGTCTGAAGTCGCCGCTGACAGACTACAAAGCTGCCACCTACATGATCGTGTGCCAGCTGGCGGTGAAGGTGGTGATGGAGGCGAGTCTGGTCGACACCCTCGCCGTGCACATCAGCAAGTCTCTGCTCAAAGAGCCCGTGTTGGCCCAGGAGGGTCTGGGCTGCCTCGTCGTGCTGCTGCAGAACCAGAAGGAGGGCGCCGCTGGGCCCAGGTAGGACGGGGCTGAGATCAGCAGCACACCTGCTCCGAATGTTTCAGACACGCCCACTGCAGGTGGAACCTCCTCCCGCGCAGGGACGGGGTTCGACAAATCTTTAAgattaaaatagaataaaacaatacaacagtACAGAATATAGAAGTAGCGCTAAAGGAcgaaataaaaagagaaactaaaTTAAGATACTGTACGCACGCCATGTCGTGCTAACGGCGGCGGCGGCGCTAAGTTAGCACGTGTTTGTAGAAGTCTTTTCTTGGCAGAGGCCTGTCGTGTCGGAACGAGTCGACCTGAGACAGAACGCGAATGATTCGTTGGCTGCAGAGCTAAACGTCAGAGCCCACCCCTCCTCTCACCTGACTGTTTCTGTCCATCCTCAGAGCTTTCAGCCGCCTGAGCTCGATGCCGACGCTGGTTCCGACGCTGCAGGTCATGGCGGCGGCTCATGATGTCAGTCCTCTGCTGCGCTACCTGCTGCCTCACCTGGTCCACGCCGTGTTCACCTGCGGCTCCGGTGAGAACTGGAACGGCATGTTAAAAAAAGTCTCTCCGAGGTCTTTGGTGACGTTGAACGTgtggataaataaaaaaaggtggAGTCTTCATTATAACTGACTGTTTACCTGTTGTTCTCCGTCACAGGTGAGACGGAGACGGCCGA is a window of Siniperca chuatsi isolate FFG_IHB_CAS linkage group LG20, ASM2008510v1, whole genome shotgun sequence DNA encoding:
- the LOC122867437 gene encoding uncharacterized protein LOC122867437; this encodes MIQARHEYDGAQQCSGLSRDRVQVWALAGPLRDIQSPVAPPLLPGLRVVVLLEDEPWPRSEVQSRFSSGMSPYIAAFVFPLDPDRSPSTAMRHCRDGVGQVMSGGQVSSGRDACIQAKEFSLCFIRPEDLVSPGLGVLQERFLELLQVLGHLPPPPIAQFVRSRLQEESWWFQTSDGGLCAHWDPRSGPRCSPVSEVYGPVLGLHGSACALTCGVSGETFYRPACAVPDHVQSADSPQVDSV